Genomic window (Pongo abelii isolate AG06213 chromosome 4, NHGRI_mPonAbe1-v2.0_pri, whole genome shotgun sequence):
GTTTTACTCTGACAAAAGAgtgcaaaaagaaaggaaaactcttGATAGGTTCTAGGCCTGGCCTCACCATTGACTTGCTGGGTGACCACGGACAGGGAGTTGGTGGGAGGAGGGTCCTGCTTCTCACAGGCCTCAGCTACCTCATCTGTACATGAAGGAGTCAGGGCTGGCCAGCTCCTGTGGCCTTTCTAGCTCAAGGATGCCATTAGTCTGTGATTCCTCAGCCCTACCACTGTTCTTTTAGGGCCATAAGCAACTCAAAAAACCCTCCTGACCCTTCTCAAGAGGCCACCCAAGTAGGGACAGTAggaaaagatggggagaaacctgCCGAAGCTCAAAGGCAGATCTTCCAGCAAGGGGCCTTAAAAATCATAtggttggccaggcgtggtggctcatgcctgtaatcccagcactttgggaggccgaggcaagtggatcacttgaggtcaggagttcaagaccagcctggctaacgtggtgaaaccccatctctactaaaaatacaaaaattagctcagtgtggtggcatgtgcctgtaatcccagcttctcaggaggctggggcgggagaatcacttgaacctgggaagcagaggttgtagtgagccaagatcacgccactgcactccagcctgggagacagagcgagactccctctcaaaacaaacaaacaaacaaacaaaacatggtTTCCCAGCCTGcataacaaagcaagaccctgtctctacaaaaaacaaaaacaaaaaaatagccgggtgtggtcctgtagtcccagctactcaggaggctgaggtgggaggatggcttgagcctgggaagttgaggctgtagtgagccaagatcgcgccactgcactccagcctggatgaagtTCCTGGGATGGGTAGGTATCCTTGAGCTGTCAAACGAAATTAGGCCCGTCCCCACTTCATCCACAGTCTGCTGCTTTGTATTTGAGGAGCTCCGGTgcagtttcatttttaaagcatcaacaggctgggcgcagtggctcacacctgtaatcccagcactttgcgggacCAAGGTGGATgggtcacctaaggtcaggagtttgagaccagcctggccaagatggagaaaccccgtctctactaaaaatacaaaattagctgggcatggtggcccacgcctgtaatcccagctactcaggaggctgaggcaggagaatcgcttgaacccgggagatggaggttgcagtgggctgagatcacgccattgcactctagcctgggcaacaagagtgaaactctgtctcagaaaataaataaataaataaataaaaaattagccagacatggtggcgggcacctataatcccagttactcgggaggctgaggcaggagaatcacttgaacccagggcagagtggagtgaagcaggttgcagtgagcagagatcatgccacttcactctagcctgggcgaaagagcaaaactccatctccaaaaaaaaaaaaaaaaaaaagcatcaacaGCAAAAGCTGATACAGACATACAAGATACACATTCCCATAACACAGCTGGGGAAACCCAGGCCCAAGAAAGAAGGGACCATAGTCACAAGACAACTCAGCAGCTAGGTTCTTTCCACTGTTTCAGTTTCTTTCAGATTAAGATCCCAGTTTACAGGGCTAGAGGCCAGCCACTGACTTGCTGCGGGAccatgggcaagtcacttaacctcctggacactggcatcAACGTTCCCATTCCAAAGATGGAAAGTACAGCTCAGAGGACTGCTAATGAGATCACATCCATGTGGAAGCCATTTGAAAACTTAATGTCATTATTATTTagggttttaaaaaagaaaattttagaagatTGTGTGATAGTTcatgtggaagaaaaagaaaagaaaaaatcttagaaGGCTGACTGAGCACTGGCATTGCCAAAACTCTGATCACAACTCAGTTATTACCTCACTCAGTCCCAGGACTAGATCCcaggcctctctgggcctcagtttcccgagcTGTGAAATGACAAGGCTGGATGAGGCTGATTGTTCAAAAGAGGTGCTTTAAGAATATCTgcatgtggccaggtgcggtggctcatgcctgtaaccctagcactttgtgagaccaaagcgggtggattacttgaggtcaagagttcgaccagcctggccaacatggtgaaaccccgtatctatgaaaagtacaaaaattcactggaaattgcctgaacccaggaggcagaggctgcaacgaactgagatcatgccactgtactccagcctgggcaacaaacagagtgagacttcatctcaaaaaaaaaaaaaaaaaaaaaaaaaaaaaaaaaaaaaaaaaaaatctgcatgtgagtgatttaaaattaatttaaaaaaatttttttgaagaaacagaaaaagataaaattttaaaaattgttacctttttaaaaatctttcctttttttctttctcttttttttttttttttggagacagggtcttgctctgttgcccccactgcagtgcagtggcacgatctaggctcactgcagcctcaacctcccgggctcaggcgatcttcccacctcagcccccacaaattagctgggagtacaggcatgtaacaccatgcctggctaatttttttggtattttttgtagagatggcgttttaccatgttgcccaggctggtctcgggaactcctgagctcaggcaatctgcccgcctcagccttccaaaatgctgggatcacaggtgtgagctaccgtgcccagcctcatttaaaaaatcttaatagaGGCTGGGTAgggtggctcgcgcctataatcccagcactttgggaggccaaggcgggcagatcacctgaggtcaggggttcgagaccagcctgaccaacatggagaaaccctgtctgtactaaaaatacaaaatgaaccgggcgtggtggtgcatgcctgtaatcccagctacttggaaggctaaggcaagagaattgcttgaacctgggaggcggaggttgcgacaagccgagattgcactattgcactccaggctgagcaagaagagcgaaactgtctcaaaaaaaaaaaaaaattcaatagaaaatgACACACAGATGTGTCATGCAGTACACACTGGAGATGACCAACATATTAACTAGTACTGCCATGGCTCCAGAGCTACTCCTGGCAGTACTAGTTAATTTGGCTACCAGCTGTGCCATTTACTGACCATGTGATCCCAGATAAGTTAGTTAATGTCTCTGAACTTCAGCTGTCTCCTGTTTAACATGGAGCTAGTCAAAACAACTATCTGAAATGGccgtggtgaggattaaatgatgtgATCCACATAagccactaagaaaataacaagAGTAGTTGGCACGTGCTAAGTActcaatatattttagttttactGTTATGATCAGCTTAACCCTAAATCTCTCCTGCAACATCTGCATGCATCTGAACATGGCATAAGTGCACCCAACTCAGGGCCACTCACTCACCTCCAAGCTTATTGAGGACCCGAGAGACAGCTTCAGCACAGCCTCCACAGGTCATGTCCACGGAGAACTCGTGCTTCTGAAACAAACAAAGGGGGACCATGACCCGAGCCCTGTAGAGTGACCCCCACACAGTGCCAGCAGACAGGCCCATTCAGGGTCAAGACAGAAGGCAGAGAGACTGGGCAGGACCTGGTTGGCATCAGACTCATCAGGAGCCTGTTTCTGAGCCTGTCTCTTCAACTATAGAGTAGCTAAGAGTTTCTGCCTCACAGGTTGTATTCAATGGAATCATCCCTATAAATCCTttagcagtgtctggcacacagtgaatagaatcacctggagatctaGTTTAACATGCTTTTTCCCAGTCCCACCTTCAAAACACTGATTCTTGAGCTATGAGCTTTGTCTCAGGGCCACCAATAAATCTGACAGGGATGGGCCCCCATACTCTGAGCAATGCTGATCTGGTGGGCCCACTTATGaaccagaaaattattttctgcacTAGAAGTCACCTGCAGCTTGCAAAAACTATAGGTTCTGGTCAGCAGGTCTGGGCTGGGGAATCTGTTATGTCTACTCATTATCCCAGGTGATTCTGCTTTCATCCAACGGCTGCATTCTCAGAGGCAGCATCTGGGTCCAGGGAAGAGAAAGGATTGCCTGGATTCCCCAGTGGGTTGGAGGCCAGGCAGGAAGGGATCCCCGGCTCCTAGTCTTCATGTAAGCTCTACATTCTACAGTCTCTAGGATATCTAACAGATCAACGGTCTGAAGGTAAGCTCCCAGAAGACAAGAGGTTTTGTTCAGTTCACTACTGGATTCCTAATACTTGGAATAGTGCCTGGACAGAGTAGGtgcttaaaacatatttttgagtTAATGGATAATTGATACGGCTGGTTTGAACTTCTGGGTCTTTTGCTTTGCTTTCACATAAGGATTACTTATAccaatagtttattttaaaatctctggaAATGAGACCATCTGAAATCAGATAAATATAGCTTCAGATACCAGTTCTGGCACTACTAGTTGCATGATCATCAATAAgttacttctctgtgccttagtttccacaTCTGAAAATTGAGGGTAAGAGTCCCTCTCTAGATTTGTGAATGGGATGAACACAGGATTTTAAGTGCGGTAGCCAGCATCCAAGATGACCTCAATGATCTCTGCCTCTGGTATTTATGCCCTTGAGTAATCCCATTCCAAATGTTTCAGGTTGGTCTGTGTGTCTTATAGAATATGGCTTGAAGTGAGGTTATGTGGCTTCTGAAGCTATCACAATGTCATAAAAGACACTGTGACTTCTGTCTTGCTCCATTTCTGGGGTCACTTGCACTAGAGGAAGTCAGCTACTAAATTACAAAGATATTCAAGCAACCATAAGGAGAGGTCCACAAAGTGAGAGACTGAACCCTCGAGCTAACAAGCACGtgagtgagccatcttggaagtggattctTCAGCTCCAGTCGAGCCTTCAGATGAATGCAGCTCCAGCCAACATCTCACTGCAACTTTATGAGAGCCTCTGAGCTGGAGCCACTAGGCCAAGCTGTTCCCAAATTCCTGACTCTCAGAAACTGTGTGAGttactataaatatatttgttgttttacACTACAAAGTTTTGGGATAATTACTAAGgcgcaatagataactaatacattaAGGAAATTAGAGCCTAGTGCTAGGTTCCATTGGGTAAAAGGTTAGCTATTGGATtattaatttcttccatttgtctCTCCTGTTTCCCTTCGAAAATCAATGGCTACATTTTTCACGGAgaacttcaaaatatttcaagTCTATTACCTCAACTGGAATCCTGGGTGTAGTGATATATCTTGCTAGAAAACCACAGGCAAAATCTCTGCTCCAGAAGGGCTCCAGTTCCCTAATCTATACCAAAAGGATATTAGCTAACTCAATTTTTTTCAACTTCAGTGTGCACAGGAAGAATCTGGGGACCTTGTGGAAAGTGCAGCTCCCAGACACCTGCCTCAACTGACTCTGTGGATGTGGAGCGGGCCCTGCCACTCCCCATGTTTAACCTACTGGGGAGAGACCGGGAGGCAAAACTACAAACCTGAAAATAAAGTGGCTAAGGGTCTTCTCAAACTCTTTCCAAGTCTCTAAACACCGCTGAGTCTGGATTGTCACTGTGCTCTACAGAGGAAACCAAGACCAAGAGTTAAGCAGCTCGATTTTCCAGTGTAGACTGTTTGACCTTTGTGACTAGTAAACCACTCCTTTTATTAAGGCCAAATCTGCAAAATCTGCCTTAAAGAAAATGGTcagtctttcctttcttctaaaCATCTCTGATTTTTTCATCTTGTTTCATGACTATTCACagacagcaacaataacaaattCTGGAAAGAAGGATTTGTAGTAGGTATTACAAAATCTTGTCTTTAAAATGTGGTCCTCAGCCCAATAATATGAGCATCACCTGAGAGCctgtcagaaatgcagaatctcaggtcccTTCCCAGAAGTCTGGAATCAGAATCCTCATTTTAACACGACACCCAAGTCATTCCTCCCCACATTACAGTCTGAGATGATGCTCTcctctattaaaaaatttttttaggctgggcaatgtggctcatgcctataatctcaacactttgggaggctgaggcaggcggatcacctgaggtcaggagtccgagaccagtctggccaacatggcaaaacctgtttctctactaaaaatagaaaaaaaattagccaggcatggtggcaggtgcctgtaatcccagctacttaggaggctgaggcaggaaaatcgcttgaacccagaaggtggaggttgcagtgagccgagatcgtgccactgcactccagcctgggcaacagagcaggactgtttaaaaaataaataaataaataaataattttttaaaaggctgggtgcagtggctcgcacctgtaatcccaacactttgggaagctgaaacgggaggatcacttgaacccaggagtttgagactagcctgggcaatacagtgagatcaTGGCtccatttaatttaaaagaaaaaaattgttttggaaaaaaaatgatgatgcTCTGGAACATGGATTGGCACACTACAAGCTACCTGTTTTACAAAGTTTTGTTAAAACATAGCCAAAatcgggccaggtgtggtggctcatgcctgtaatcccagcacttttgggaggccgaggcaggaggatcatgaggtcaagagatcgagaccattctggccaacatggtgaaaccccgtctctactaaaaatacaaaaattagctggtagtgatggcatgcgcctgtagtcctagctactcaagaggctgaggcaggagaatcgcttgacccaggaggcagaggttgcagtgagccaagaccatgccattgcactccagcctggcgagagagcgagactctgtctcaaaaaaaaaaaaagaaacacaaaaacaaaaaaccatagcCAAACTCATTTGTTTACTTTTGCACTagaatggcagagttgagtagttgtacCAGAGATCCTGTGGTTTGTGAAGactaaaatgtttactatcaGGGCCttgtaaaaaaaaagtttgctgagtCTTGCTCTAGGATAACCAGCAGAAAATCAGTTCATCAATGGTTGTACTTATATACTGAGCCAAAGCTTTGAAGGGTTTGCAAGATCAACATGAGAGCTAAATCTACTGATTGTCTATTACATGTCAAATTCTCTTTACGCAGTATCTAAGTTAGTCCTCACTAAGCCTGGAAAGAGAGCTATTTATCTTATTTCACTCAGGAGGAAAGTGAAGTTCCCAAGAGTTCACTAGGTAGCCTGCAGTCATGTGGCAAATAACTACTGAGTATGGAATATGAACCTAGGCTTTCTTCGCTCCAGGGAAATCTTGCTGGTTCTGGAAAAGCAAAGTACACCGCCAGCCCTCATAACCCTGACTCTCAGCAGAAGCTCTGAAACTAGAAACACATTTTTAGGGAGCACAGTTTTTTGCTGCCCAAGGAACTAAAGTCAACAGATACCTGAAACTTTCTGTTGCTGATTACAGAGAGTAGGTGCCATCCCCCACAGTATAAAGGTCAGAAGCCAGAAACCAGCTTCTGGGTATAAACATTACAGTTCAgtgctctcctcctccacctctgagGGGCAAAAATAAATTTGAGGGTGATGGAAAATCTATTTCATGGACAGAGTAATCACTTCTTTATAGGAGAATCTCAAGATTGGCTCTACCACTGGATGCGTAACTGGGTAGTTCTGGTTCCTCATGGCCTCTGAGGTCTTTTATGAAGACTCATAAAATGGGTAGATTTTAAAAGCCAGTAGGTTTAAAGCAGGTTTTAAAAGTCAGTAAGTggggtgattctttttttttttttgagactgagtcttgcagtgtcgcccaggctggagtgcagtggcatgatctcggctcactgcaacctccgcctcccgggttcaagcgattctcctgcctcagcctccagagtagctgggactacaggcgtccgccaccatgcccggctaatttttttgtattttcagtagagacggggtttcaccatgttggccaggctggtctcgaagtcctgacttcgtgatctgcctgcctcagcctcccaaattgctgggattacaggcattagccaccgcacccggcctattattATCCCTTcttgacagatgaagaaactgagatttagGGGTTAGTTCACACACTCACGGTGACTCGGCTGAGTAGGGCCTGAATTGAACATAGTCTCTAAAACCTCAATGCTTAACCActgagatcttgttaaaatgagaTTGAAAGCTGCCTGCCTataattttctcttctcctttcttttctttctctttctctctccttccttccttccttttcctttttttttttcttttgagacagggtttcactttcactctgtcacccaggctggaatgcagtggcacgatgacggctcactgcagcctcaacctcccaggccccagcaatcctcccacctcagcatcccaagtagctgggactataggcacgggccaccacgtctggctaattttttgtattttttgtagagacagggtttcgtcatgttgccaaagttggtctcaagctcctgcattaaagtgatctgcccgcctgggcctcccaaagtgctgggattacaggcttgagccaccatgcccggcctcatctGCCTATAGTTCTAGCCCACTTGTCTTAGGTCTACACAGGAGCTACCATTTCTTGGGGACTAGATATATCAGTGGCTGGGTGACATATTTTACTGGCATTTTTCCAGTTAATGCTAACAACAGTCCTGTGAGGTCAAAGTTTTTGTCcctatcttacagatgaggaaatcaaggcagTGAGATAAAGTAACTTGTCTGAGGTCACCCAGTTGGCAAGCTGGGGCACAGATTTTCAGAGGTTTCTGGGATTCCAAACCCTGTACTCTCGGGCATTTGTCTGAGAAAACTCTCAGGTAACACACTCTTCCCCTTccagtatgtgtatatatacatatttttttcttccctttccagtTTTGAGGAAGTCCCTTGACTAACACTCTCCTTCCTTCAGCTGTTATCTTGTGGTACATGGTGCCAAGTGCCCTCCTCATTCCCATCATCTGCTCCAGAGGGTCTTTTGTCAAAATCCCCAGAAGATACAGAATACAGTGATGATCAAGCTAGCCTTTTCCTCATTGCCACCCTCCACAAAAAATCCTGGTGGCCTTCACTCCCCAAGCCCCAGGGCAATTAACACTGTCTTCTACCATTGCCACAGGCTGACTTGCTCAATTGGTAGGGCTGATTCTATCAGATTCCTTATCCATACTTTGTTGTTGGAGGATTTGTCTCAATGCACCTGGCAAGACCCACGGGAAATGACACCTGAGATGTTAGTGGCTCTGCCCAGGGGGCCTCAGGCTTACCTGCCAGCTCCCTAAAGACAGGATGCAAAGACACATGGCAACTGTGGGGTACCTCTGGGTATCCACCTGGCCCAGAGCCAAGAATTAGGCACCTGAAGAAAATGCTAAACACCACATGACCCTAACCAAGATGCAACTGAGATCAGAGCATCTTCCCAAGCCGGTGTGACTGCTTTTGCCTGGCACCTCCCATGTGGTCAGGCCTGGAGAGATGGGGAGCCTAAGGATAAGGAGCTGAATCCCGGCTCTGCCAACTTCAACACGACCTGGAATAAGTTACtgggctttttatatttttatctgccAAAGGCCTCAATTCTTTATATAAAAAACGAGGCCACGAGCAACAATATATGTGATAAGACTGAGTGATCTGCAAAGGCAGGCTAAGACTGACTTCCCAGACTCTGCTACTGAGCAACTGGTGACTTTGCAGGGGGTTCCTGAACCTGTCTGGGGCGTATGGGTTCAGGCTGAGAAAGTGTCTCCATTCAGTGTCGCCCAGAGTTGATCTGAAAAGTAGGCCAGAGTGGGCagggaaatgaagaaaagcatGAACCTCTGAAAACCTGCCCGGTCCGTCCGTGAGGGAATAACCGGGTCCACCCCCTTGTCCAGAGCCTCTCCACCGCCCTCCTGCAGGCCAGCTCCGCGGGCAGGGCAGCCAGGAGGAAGGCTCAGGGACTAGGCGTCTCAGTTCCCGCTGGCCACcaactcccccaccccctgaccccGCTCTGGTTCTGTTTCTCCGTGTACGCAGGGAAGGTGTGGGCTTGTCGCCCCTGGAGGCCTTCCAGCTCCGACGTTTTGAAGCCTGGCTCCCAGATTAAACTCCCTTCGGATCCCATTTTCTGAAGGGTCGCAAAAGCTGGGGGCTGGGTGGGGTAAGCTGGGGGACAACAGCGGCTCCGGCCGCCACCTGAGCCCTTCAAGATCAGCATCCGGTCAAGCGGCTGTGCAGCCGAGAAGCAACCCGGGACTGCAAGTCTGCGTGGCGGGGACGGCGCAACAACTCACCGGCATGACTGTGGCAGCGGCGGTGTGGCGGCCGTGTGGCGGCGGTGGCAGCAACGCCTCTCTGGATTCGGAGGGCGGGTTCGGCTGCGCTTCCGAGAGTGCGCGCTAGAGGCCAGGTCCTGGAGGCCCCGCCCCCTCCGGGCCCGGCCGCGAGGGAGGCCCCGCCCCCTCCAGGCCTGATCCTTGCCGGCCGCGCCGCCTCCTTTCCACGGGTCGGGTCCGTGGTCACCCGGCCTGGACGGAGAGAGGAGGTGAGAGGAGGGCTGCGTTGGCCTCCATCGCCTGTCGGCCTTTTTCAGAACGCCTACTTCGGGTCAAGCTTGTGTTAGGGAATGCCAGAGAAGGGCACCGCCTTGAACAGGACATCCATCCATCCCTAAAAGGACagtttcactcatttattcaccgAGTCAATTTTTATTGAGCGCCAGCCAACGAGGACGCAGCGGTGGAAAAGAAGCAGCAGGAGGCTGCGAAGGACGCAGGCAGTGATAGTGCAGGGTTAGCAGAGCTGTCGTGACAGAGGAGGAAGGGCCCtgactgcagtggagtgggggCGGTTGTGGAAGAGAGGCGGCCTGGAGAGAAGGCAATAATCTGGACCTCAGTGAGCCTTTATCGCCCTATTACAGGCTTTGTCTCTAAATGCAGTCGCATTGGGGGGGTTAGGGtatcaacataggaatttgggggaacacaattccTGTCCATGTCAGAGTTCAGTCCCTAGCAGAGCTATACTGACTAGAGTTTTAATCTCAGCCCTATCATTTATTAGCCGTGTGACCCTGGGCAGATGAActtacctctctaagcctcaatatCCTCAAGTATAAGATGGGGACAGTTAAGGTCACTATACAATTTTTTATCTAAACCTTTTGCTAGAGAAAGGAGATGCTATTAATAATTTTGCCAGGACAACAGGCAAACACCATGACTGTTTCAGGCAAACAAGGACACATGGGTTCCCTCCAAGAAACCTACTTTGCAGTATTGTTGGAATACATGTAATAATGTATGCAAACTTCTTAGCA
Coding sequences:
- the ATOX1 gene encoding copper transport protein ATOX1 isoform X1, with protein sequence MKAESPGIMSRHNRFPSPDLLTRTYSFCKLQKHEFSVDMTCGGCAEAVSRVLNKLGGVKYDIDLPNKKVCIESEHSMDTLLATLKKTGKTVSYLGLK